The window CCCGCGAGGAGCGTTACATCATCAATCACCACATGGTGCAGACGATCCTGATGCTCAGCCACTTGCCCTTCCCCGGCCACCTCAACAACGTCGCGGAAATCGCCGGCGGCCATCACGAAAAAATGGATGGCACTGGTTATCCGAAACAGTTGAAGCGCGAAGAAATGAGCCTGCCGGCACGGATGATGGCCATTGCCGATATTTTCGAGGCGCTGACCGCTGCCGACCGCCCCTACAAGAAGGCCAAGACCTTGAGTGAAGCGCTGGGCATCATGGCCACCATGTGCCGCGACGCCCATATCGATCCGGAGTTGTTCGGGCTGTTTATCAACGCCGGCATCTACTTGCAGTATGCCGACCGGTTCCTCGATCCACGACAAATCGATGCGGTCGACCTGTCAAGCCTGCTGGTCAAGGCCGGCTTGAGGGCATGATCAGCAATCGGTCAGGCGCAGGAAAATTGCCGCCAGTTGTTCGATACCGGCCTGATCGTCAGCGGTAAACCGCGCAAGTTTCGGACTGTCGAGGTCCAGCACGCCGATCAGGCGACCGTCCTTGACCAGCGGCACGACCAGCTCGCTGTTCGAGGCACTGTCGCAAGCAATGTGCCCGGGGAACGCGTGAACGTCCTCGACAAGCTGGGTCTGCAAAGTCGCCGCCGCCGTCCCGCACACGCCGCGACCGAACGGAATGCGCACACAGGCAATCTGCCCCTGAAACGGGCCGAGCACCAGTTCTTCATTACGATTGAGATAGAAACCGGCCCAGTTCAGGTCGTCGAGCTGGCTGTACAGGAATGCCGAAAACTGCGCGGCGTTGGCGATGAAGTCACGCTCGTCCGCCAGCAACGACTCTAGCTGCGCCCATAACATGCCGTAACCGTCCAGGCCTTGGCCACTCTTCTGTAAATCGATCATGCTTTGTGCTCCAACAGCTTGAGCCCCACCCAATAGCGGGCAAATTGATACGCGCAACGTCCATTGCGGTTGCCCCGGCCGGTTGCCCAGCGCACGGCGAGGATGTCCAGTTCTTCGTTGCGCTGCCACTCAAGGCCGGATTTTTCGGCCAATTGACCGATCCAGTGCTCGACGACGTCAAGGAAGTGCTCTTGAGTAAACGGATAGAACGACAGCCACAATCCAAAACGGTCCGACAGCGCGATCTTGTCTTCCACCGCCTCGCTGGGATGCAGCTCGCCATCGACCCGTTTCCAGTTTTCGTTATCGCTTTCCTTCTCCGGCACCAGGTGGCGACGGTTGGAGGTGGCGTACAGCAAGACGTTATCCGGCGCCTGCTCAAGCGAGCCGTCGAGCACGCTCTTGAGCACGCGATAGTCGCCTTCGCCCGATTCAAACGACAGGTCATCGCAGAACAAAACAAACCGTTGAGGCAGCCTGGCGATCTGTTCGACCACACGCGGCAGGTCCGCCAAGTGATCGCGCTCGATCTCGATCAACCGCAAGCCGGCCTTGGCGTGCTCGGCCAGCAAGGCGCGCACCAGCGACGATTTGCCGGTGCCGCGCGAGCCCCAGAGCAACGCGTGGTTGGCGGGCATGCCATCGAGGAACTGCTGGGTATTTCGCCCCAGTTGCTCCACTTGCCGGTCGACACCGATCAGGTCGGACAACCGTGTGTCGAGGCTGACCTGCAGCGGCAGCAGAAAACCGCTGCGGCCCTCGCGCTGCCAGCGCGCGGCCAGGCATTGCGTCCAGTCGATGGCTTGCCGAGGTGCAGGCAAGAGCGGTTCGATACGGGCCAGGACGGCATCGGCGCGTTCAAGAAAAGCATTCAATCGGGAATCCACGTCTTCTCCTCAGGCACGTTCACAGTGATGATGGCATTACAGCGACGCAACACAGCGCCTGGCGTCCCTTTAACCCCTTGTCGCACAAGGGCTCGCGCGAACATCGGTATCCATGCATGATCGACTATGCTTGAGCAGCGAAGGGAAACGGAAGTGGTTCAACACCCCATGGATATCAAGTTCACCCACCGGCTGTCGTACAAGCAAGCCCGGCTGACTGTGCTCGTCGGTTTCATTCTGGGCACGCTGCTCAGTCTGCTGCAAATAGGCATCGATTATGCCAGCGAAGACGCCTCCATCAACCGCGAAATCCTGTCTTTGCTGGAAATCAGCCATAACCCCGCGTCCCGTATCGCCTACAACATCGATGCCGAACTCGCCCAGGAACTAACCATGGGCCTGTTGCGCTCACCTGCAATCCTCGGTGCGCAACTGACAGACAACAACGGAACCGTTCTGGCCAGCGTCAAACGCCCGACCCAGCAAAACAACTACCGGATGATCAGCGACTTCCTGTTCGGCGCCAACCGTCAGTTCGAAGACCGCCTCTACCTCGACCAGTTGCCGGATGAATCCCTCGGCACCTTGCGCCTGGAAGTCGATACCTACGCCTTCGGCAGCCGTTTCCTGCGTCGGGCCGAGGTGACGCTGCTCAATGGTTTCGCGCGCAGCCTGATCCTGACCGGCATCCTGTTGGCGCT is drawn from Pseudomonas sp. 31-12 and contains these coding sequences:
- a CDS encoding ATP-binding protein; the protein is MDSRLNAFLERADAVLARIEPLLPAPRQAIDWTQCLAARWQREGRSGFLLPLQVSLDTRLSDLIGVDRQVEQLGRNTQQFLDGMPANHALLWGSRGTGKSSLVRALLAEHAKAGLRLIEIERDHLADLPRVVEQIARLPQRFVLFCDDLSFESGEGDYRVLKSVLDGSLEQAPDNVLLYATSNRRHLVPEKESDNENWKRVDGELHPSEAVEDKIALSDRFGLWLSFYPFTQEHFLDVVEHWIGQLAEKSGLEWQRNEELDILAVRWATGRGNRNGRCAYQFARYWVGLKLLEHKA
- a CDS encoding GAF domain-containing protein, whose product is MIDLQKSGQGLDGYGMLWAQLESLLADERDFIANAAQFSAFLYSQLDDLNWAGFYLNRNEELVLGPFQGQIACVRIPFGRGVCGTAAATLQTQLVEDVHAFPGHIACDSASNSELVVPLVKDGRLIGVLDLDSPKLARFTADDQAGIEQLAAIFLRLTDC